ATGGCTTCGCCGTGCTTATTCCCTGCTCTTTTATTTGGGGCTTGCCCCCTTGGTATTTTGGCTTATTCCGAAAAAACGTTCTTCTTATGAAGGAGTTCATCTTTACCAAGCACTGACCTTATGGGGGGCGGCGGTTTCAATTGTTCTGCTCTTACTGAGTCTTGTGCTTCTCTATTCTTTACTCATCATTCAGGACTCCTCGTGGGCAGATACCCGACTTTGGGAAGTACGTATACTCGGGCTGGGACGCAAATCTTTTCTGGTCTGGGCGGTCTTTTGGATCTATGGCTTGTGGCGATGCCTGCGCGGGTCCTCAGTTCCCGTTCCTTTCCTAGCGTGGCTGTCAAAGCGCATTTCATTTCGCTATTTCAGCGCCATAACGGGAACGCTCGCATGGGCGCTCCTGCTTATCCTTCTTCCCTTCGCTTTTTATGCCGATCACCAAGTCTCCACAACGCCTGAATCAGGAAAAGTCATGCTCCTTTACGACGATCTGGATCTTTTCCCGAGGCCGCTTTTTTCCCTCGCCATGTATCCTGTCATACGGGAGACGCAACGCCGCTGGGGGGCGGGCAGTGCTGTACTGCTGCCTCTATCCCATGATACCGTCAATGAAGCCTTGTCCTATGGGAAATTCGTTTTTATTGGTTCTCACGGCGTCGCTGAAGGACTGCTTTTGCGTGACGGTTATTTCCGACCCGAAGATGTTTCCCTGCCCCAAGCCCATGACGCATTACAATATGTTTATCTCGCAGGCTGCGACAGCGGGGCAGCCCGAAAAGAATGGGAGGCCGTGTTAGATCCGGCTGTTGTAAAAACCTTTGATCGGAAAACGCCGACTTTGGAACACGTCCTTTGGTTGTGGACAGAGGGACCGCGACTCGTGCGTGCATTACATTAAAAAGGCCGCCCTGTTCTTTATTTCAAATTCAGCACATCCTGCATGTCATATAAGCCCGGAGCTGCGGCTGCTGCAAAGATTGCCGCTCGCAGAGCGCCCCGAGCAAAATTATCGCGGCTATGCGCTTTGTGGGTGAGTTCTATCCGTTCACCGCAGCCGATAAAGGACACCGTGTGTTCTCCGACTACATCGCCGCCTCGTAGGGCATGCACGCCGATTTGACGTTCCGGTCTGGCACCTACCATCCCTTCCCGCCCAAAGACAGCATCAGCGGGATAATCGAGACCCATGCCCGCTGCGGCCTGTTCTGCAAGCCGTATGGCGGTGCCGCTGGGGCTATCCTTCTTTTGGTTGTGGTGGATTTCCGTAATCTCGACATTATAATCCAAGCCCAGTTGCTTTGCAGTTTCCATAGTGAGTTTGAACAGCAAATTGACGCCTATGCTCATGTTGGGCGCGTAGACGATAGGGATCGCAGCGGCATATTCCTGCAGTTGTGCCACTTGTTCGGGGGAGAGTCCTGTTGTCCCCACAACGGCGGCCCGTTCCAAACGCCATGCCGTCTCCACATTGGTCAGGCACGCCTCGGCATGGGAGAAGTCAATCAGCACATGGGCATTCGCCATTTCGATATCTACGGAAGCACCAAGAAATTGTTGATAGCTATTCCCTTTGGTATCGAACAATTGGATTCCTTCTCCCGAACAGGAGGGTAAATCAAAAGCGCCGGCAATTTCCAGGTCTTTGTTTTGAAAGGCCAACTCTAAAATACGGCGCCCCATGCGGCCGCAAGCGCCTGCTACACATATTTTAACCATCAATAATTCTCCTCATTGCGTATTAGTTCAGCGCGTGGAGTGCCCAATCGATATCGTAACCCGTATCGGATAAGGCAAGCACAATCTCCTGCAGATTTTCATAGCTGCTCAGCAGGCTGTCCACGTCGGGAACGGATGTTCTATTGAATGCCGCCAAATGCGTCAAAAATAACAGGAACATGACCCGTTCAAATTCTTCTTTGTTAATCCAGCGTTTCTGTGCATAACGGTGTACCATCAAAAGGCGGCGCATTTCTTCGTTCTCGAAAAAATCATATAATAAGGAACCCCATATTTCCGTGTCCAGTTGGAGCAGCTTGCCGCGGTGGGCGAGACATTGACTCAGGGCATGGGCGTCTTGTTGGGCGCGCCATCCATCGCCTGAAGTCACCGTGAAAGCCTCGGTGACAGGCTTGATCAAAAGCCAGTCGCTCATCCACGTGTGCGCCAACTTCTCAGCAGCATGAAGGGGATCGTCGGAGGCGGATTCATCTGCCGACGCCTTCGAATGTTCCGCTTCCGCAGCCTTGGAGGAGAGCCGTGTTTCCGCCAAACGGCGGAGGATACAAAAGACAAGAGGCAATTGCCAAAAGCGGAGTTTCTCATCCGGTGACGCGTGTGTGCCGGGCACATAAGCGGCGAGATAATCGGTCACTGCTTCCGGCAAGGGCAGCTTGATTGCGTTGCGCGACCATTGTAACACGCTGCGCAAATCGTCATTCAACTTTTCGGTGAGATTGTCGGACACGCCTGCCTCACCTGTAAACTGATTAACACCATCCAGGAAGGCTTCCAGTTTTTCTTGCCACGGCCCTAAGATATGTGCTTCCTCTTCCGTTTCCATAACATGACGCAGCATATCAGCACACATAAAAGCTCGGAAAGGATCGAGTATCCCTTCCAAACGCAATTCCAGATAAGCTTCATCAACACTTGGGACGCCGGTTCCTGCCAATTTGCCGTGGAGACGTCCCCAAGAATTATCCTGATCCCGTAATTGTCGCACTACGAAAAAGACTTTGCTTTCATAGGCATGCAATTCAAGATTTAATCCGACTTGATGCAGGCTTTCGCAATGATGCAAATATTCCAGTCCCGAGTGTACATCACGCCAGATCACATAGGCGCTTCGGTCCGTGTCGAGGTGAAGGGACTCCGCCAGCGTAGCGTGGCGCAGGATCGTTTCATCGCCCCGACCCTCATTAATCGCCGTGGAACGGTGCAACGTCCCGAGAGTCGTTGTATAGGCGTTGTTGTACACTACAAAAGCGTGTTCGTCGTGGTTGTGGTTGGAATAGGCGATCACATTTTCGTCCACCCAACCCTCCGCTACGGTGAAATCATAGAAAGCGAATTGCGCAGCGCCGCTGAATACATAGCGTTTCCTTGCCAAGGGGAAGATGTCGCGTTCATGGCGTTGGACGAAGTCCCGGTCAGCCTGTTCCTCTTTATAGGCACGGCGGTATTCCATGCCGTATTTTTCCGTCAAGCCCTCTATCTGACCATGTCCGAACATGGGCAGTCCCGGCAGGGTTACCAAGAGCGTTGCTACGCCAAAATATTTATCACCTTTGCCAAATTGGGCAATCGCGGTATCTTCATCAGGGTTATTCATGAAATTAACAAAGCGCTGCAGCACGGCAGGGCTGAATTCAAGAACATTTTTTATAGTCTGCCGAAATTTGCCGTTGTCCTCCATTTTCAACATGTTCATAAATGCACTGTTGTAGACGCGGTGCATGCCCAATGTTCGCACGAAATAGCCTTCCATGAGCCAGAAAGCTTCGGCGAGCAAGAGCGTGTCCGGCGCTTCCGCCGCCACACGATCCACCACTTCACGCCAAAACTCGTGGGGAAAGAGACGGTCGAATTCAGCACGATCCATGCTAAAGGCGGCACGGGAAGGGATGGCGCCGGCATCGCCCGCTTTCGGGAACCACAAGCGTTGATAATGTTTTTTCGCCAGGGTCATGGCAGCATCAAAACGAATGACAGGAAAACGGCGCGCCACCTCTAATATGGTTTGAATTACCGCTTCCCGCGTGTCTTCGCGCATAAAATCCAGTTGGGCAGTGTCATTCCACGGCATACTGGTACCGTCGTTGCCGTGATAAATAAAGCGTTCTTTTCCTGTGTGGCGATCCACATGTTTGAAAACCACGGCGGCATCTTGATGGGACCAATAACCGTCTTCAATGAAAATACCCACCCGTCCGTCTTCAGAAAGATCGGGCCCGTCGAAACGATAGGCAGGGTAGGGGGGAGCATCCAATTGTAAAAAGCGTTCCGGATGATCAGTGATCCATTTGGAATAGATGCCCATGTGGTTGGGTACCATGTCGCCGGCAAGGCGAATGCCCCGTTGGCGCGCCCGTTGGGTCAATTCTTGCAAGGCATGCTCACCGCCTAAATCGGCGGATATGGTGTAGTCATAGAGACTATAGGCGGAGGCGGCGGCTTCGGGATTGCCCATCCGCTGTTTGATATTTTGGGATGCCGGGCTCCGTTCCCATACGCCAATAAGCCAGAGCGCATTGATGCCCCAGCTAGCAAGTTGATCCAGTTCTTCATCCGGTATATCGCTCAAGAGACGTAGGTGTCGGTTGTATTTCTTCGACAGCTGATCAAGCCATACGTAAGCCAATTTTGCCAGCAGTACGACGTTGGGCATCCAGTCTTCATCGCGAGAAAAAGCCTCCGGCTCGGCATAGGCGGCATCATCAAAATAATGGGCAGGAATGGGGCCGGGGCCTGTGCCGCGGAAAAAACTTTCTTCCCGCATAACTCCTTGGATGAGGATCCAGCCTTCAATCAGGCTCGCGGGAAGCAAATCCCGATAGCGGTTGATCAGATAATTGAGCTGCCCTTCTAAAGAATCGGGACACCGACGTATGGGCTCCCTCAGGATATCGAAAAGGGTCATCTTGAGAGCAGGTGAAAGGGGCTGTACATCGAACCACCTTTCAAAAGATTGGATAAAACGATAGAGAGGCACTTGCTTTTGCAGTACTTCATCATCGAAAAGGGGCACGTATCGTTTTAATGCAGGGTTTTCATGGTCCACCCGCAAAATAAACATTTCTAAAAGGGTGTACTTAATATGAGCCCATTCGTTGGTAACGCCGTCTTTATAATCTTGGCGAGACTGCTGCTCTTCTATAATACTGCGGGGCGGATAATAATCGATAAAGCCGTTTAAAACATCATCCCAATTTTCTAGACCCAAGTCTCTTTTTACATGTCCTATTCCACCATCCAAGGTGTCGGGATATTCTGTTTTTGTGTATAAGGTCAAAAGAAAGCGATAGATCTCGTGGAGCAGCATGATGCCCATGAGCTCCCCCGAGCGTAAAGCTTTCATCCCTTTGTCTTGGGCCGCAAGACGGTCATTGTACTGATGCGCCAATAATTGCGCGTACTGACTGCGCGATACGGCGGCGTCGTGAGACCGTAAAGGGAAGAGTGCGTTTTTGCTATAAAGAGCCGTTGCCTCTTTATGTAACGAGAGTCCGAAAGGAAAATAAAATTCATTCTCTTCGCGAGTCGTTATGTTGGACATAAGCTTCTTTCACTCATTTATAGTGTTCTTTACTGTATCATTTATAACAGGATTTTGGGGACTGTGAAAGGCATTCTAAAAACAAGCCATTCACGGCTGTTGATTCTCAATGGATTGGTTATCGGATCGCATCGCTTCCCATAGATCCTGCCCATACAGTCCTTGCTATGGCTATAGTCTATCACACCACCTTATCCTTAGTCGCAAGAACAGGAACACCGCGTCGATAGGGTTTTATAAAAAGAGAGTTGTACGGAATCAACTCAAGGCCATTTTTAACAGGAAGAGGATAGGTTTTAAATACTGTTGGTCTAAATAGTGAAATAACATCGGTCTATTGCCCATAATAGAGAGGCACATCATGAAAATACAACCGCTTGTAAATAAAGGGAGAAGTACGATGAATAACCGCTTGAACATGTTGTCGATCCTAATTTTGATTGCCGTAACTTTATCGAATCAGGCACTGTCGGAGTTGGTAGATCATTGGGGACATTGCGCCGCTGTGCCCGCAGTCGTCAATCCTGCAGAAACATCGTCTTTGCAAGAGGTCATTACCCTTAGTGGGGAGTGGGAGTTCGTCACAGATCCCAGACTCATGGGACGGCATCGCATGGGCAAAGGCCCCGATTGGAATGAGCCGGAGTGGAACGATATCCGCGCCATCATGGTGCCCGGCTGCTGGGAGGCGCAGGGTGTGGGCGAGCCGGGCATGAGTCAGCCTTGGGATTTGCCCTTTGATCGCATACCGCGGCCCATCAATCATATGTACATGGGAACGGTTCGCTATCGGCGCAGTATGGAGATTCCGGAGAGTTGGGCGGATAAACGGATTTGGCTGAAAGTGGGCGGCGTGCGGACGGAGGCATGGTTCTGGGTGAATCAGCAGCGTGTGGCGCATCTCAACACCTATTGCGGCACTTACAAATACGACATCACCGATCTGGTGAAAGCAGGGGAGACCGCGGAAATCGTGGCTACCCTAAGAAATGATACGCCAAGCCGAAAAGGTTGTATGGCGGCTTATCACCGTTTCGGCGGCTTTTATCGCGATATCGAACTGGAAGCAACGCCGCAGGTGCGTATCGAGGATGTGTGGGTGCGCAGCGACATCGATAAACCTTCCGCCTTGGTTGCCGTAGACGTGCAGAGCACGGCAGAAAACGGAAGCCAAGCCTTATCCGTTGATATTCAAATCAAATCCATGGATGGTGTTCTTGTCGGACAAGAGCGGCGGCTCCTTAAGCTTGATAATACGAAAAAGCTGTCCGTGACTTGTGAAGTGAAGATGTCCGGGGCGCAGCTTTGGACGCCTGAAACGCCGACCCTGTATAGCGCAACGGTGACGCTTCTTGACGGCGATACACCCATACACGGTTGGAAAGAGCGTTTTGGCCTGCGCAAACTCGAGGTGCGCGGCGATCGCTTTTATCTCAACAATCAGCCCTTTTTGGCACGAGGATTTGGAGACGACTATATCTATCCCCTCACTTTGATTTCGCCGCCCGACCGTGAATTTCATAAAGCGCACCTCTTGCGTGCGAAAGAGGCAGGCTTCAATTATGTTCGCCTCCATACCCACTGTGAGATTCCGGAATATTATGAAGCTGCCGATGAAGTGGGGATTTTGCTTCAGCCGGAATTGCCCTATTATCACGATATCACGCCTGAGGGTTTCGAATTTGATCCCATGCGTGACCTGAAAGAATTGTACCGTCATTATCGACGCTATGTTTCTTTTGCCTCCTATTCTCTAGGTAATGAGGGCTATATTGGCGCGCCGCTCGATCAGGAGTTGTATCAGTGGGCGAAGGCAAACGATCCAGACCGTATTTTCCAACATCAAGACGGCGGCTGTAACCAACCGGGCAATACGGACTATTACACACCTAACGGCTATGGCTTGGCGTCCTCCATTGTGCCGTGGGAAGTGGGCGCTTTTGATAGTCTTGATATGCCCTTTATTTCTCATGAATACTTGAATCTGGGTATTAAAATGGATCCCCGTATTGCGCCCCAATTCACAGGCGTGATTCCCTGTCCCCGTTCCATGGAAGATTATGAAGCCTCTCTCGAAAAAGCAGGCTTAGACCGCCGATGGGGAGACGCATGCCTGAACGCTGCACACGGGCTGCAAGGTTATTATCAAAAGCAGGGCATTGAACAGGCACGTCTGGATCCCGCCTGCGACGGCTATTCTTATTGGACTATTGTGGATGTCATGGTGGAACAGGCAGGTACCTATACGGGACAAGGCTTTTTAAATGCCTTTTGGGAAGAGAAAGAGGGTGGCTTAAGCTTAGAACAATTCCGTCAGTTCAACGGACCCACCGCCTTGCTGGCAACCTTCAATCCCGATAGCGCCATTGCTGTTTCCGGTGATGAATGCAGCGCAGACTTGTGGATATCTCATTTCGATCATGAAAACTTAGAAGATATTCAGGTGTCGTGGAAATTGGCAAGCTTCACGCACGTACTGGCAGAAGGTGTGTTGGAACCAACGACCGTAACGACCGGAGAAGTGAAGTCCTTAGGAAGTGCCTCGTTTTCCATACCCGAGTTGGAGCAGCCCATTCAGGCTTTTTTCGTGGCGAAGATCGACGGACATGACTGCAAAAATCTTTGGATGCTGTGGCTTTTCCCAAAACGAGCGTCTAAAGACGGCAGCCATATCGCCGTTACGGAAGATCTGTACGAAGCCTTATCACCGCGCTATACAGGATTGCTCAAAGCCGGTATGGAGGAAGCTGCAAAGGCGCAAGTCGTTATCGGATCTTGGCAGCATCCTGAGGTATTGGTCGCAACAGAACAAGGCAAACAAGGACTCATGGTCGGACCCGCTGAAGGACGCCCCAATGTGACCTTAGGTTGGTGGTCTTTAGGCGATCAAATCGGAACTGCTTTTGCAGATCATCCCGCCTTGGCTCACTTTCCCCATTCAGGGAATTTGACGCCTCTTTGGTTCCGGCTTATCAAAAAAGGAATTGCCCTGCCTCTTACGGATGAGGGCGAATGGGAGTACATTGCGGTGGGAGAAGGGCAGACGCAGTATTTCGCCTATATCATGGAAAAGAAAGATCCTGACGGACGGCCTTTCTTGATGACGCACGGTGTGGATCTCCTTGCCGACACACCGGAAGGCGCTTTCCTATTGGATGCCATGGTGGATTACCTAAGACCTTAAAGGTACAGGTATAAATCCGCCAATCATAGATTCATTACGCGATGGGTTTACCAGAAGTAGCGTATACCGTCCCATGCCACTTGTACGATGGTGATCGGGTTTTTCGGAATGGCATGGGGGAATAGTCGGGTCGCAATTCTAAAAACAGCAAAACTAAAACCTGCTTTGCGTGCCAAGGAAATGGGGATGGGCGCCTTGATTAATGCCCGTGCAAAAGGAAGCAGGAAGCGGGGAACCGTGCAGTAAAGCGTTCCGAGACAGGCAATGCGCGCCTGTATTTTCTTTTCTTTCATGGTGTAGGTCGTGAGTGGACTCAAGGCGGAGAAACGGGTAAGAAAATCGGCGTCTGCCGGCATATAGCCGTGTTCAATGGCATAGTCCGCTAACTCTGTCCCCCGCGAAGGACTGCATACGCTGAAGGTGGGCACGGTCAGTTTTAAGCTGCGCGTAAAATTGAGGGAATTAAAGTCATCTTCAATGGTCGTGCCCGGAATGCCGATCATCGTGTTGCCGTAGGTCTTTATCTTGTATTTCCGCGCAATTTCAAATGCGCGACGCATATCCGCATCAGACAGGCCCCGTTTCAATATGCCGTTTCGGATGGGTTCGGAACCCGCTTCCACCGCCATGGAAATGGAGTAGCATCCTGCCGATTTAAGCAGCTGCGCCGCCTCTTCAGAGAAGGTGTTGGGACGCATAAGACAATAAAAAGGAATGCCGATCCGTTTCGGATATTCTTCGGAGAACTCGCGCAGCCAATCATCCACGGTGAGCGAAAAGGTATCATCGAAAAAACGGATAAAGCGCACCGGCGGATAGCGTTTAATCGTGTCTTCGATTTCCGATAAAAGACTGTCCACAGAACGACGGCGCAATAGGGGACCGCACTCTTTAAACATGCGATTGTATACGTGGTTGTAGCAAAAGGTGCAATGATAGGGGCATCCCCGAGACGCCATAAAAGAGCGCAATCCTGTGCGGGGAATGTAGGGAACCGCTTCATAATAGATGTCGCGGTCGGCGAGGGGCAGGGCGTCTAGTTCTTCACTGTTTAATTTTTCGCGAAGCAGCGCTCCCGCTCCAGTTAAGCCAATGTTGGGAATACCTTCTAAGGATTCGCCTTTTTCCAGACGTGTTAAGAGCGTGGGTAATGCGCGTTCACCATCACCTTGGCAAATGGCATCCAATTTCATTTCATCGAGAATACCGGGCGAAAAAGTGGGGTGTGGTCCGCCCATAATACGAAATACGGATTGTCCCGATGTCTCAAGATAAGTGCGCAACGCTTCATCTGCCGGTTTAAAGGCGTCCAGCTCGCTGCCGATCACACTGTACGCAACTACATCAGGTTCCAGAGTTTTGACACGTTCCACCAAATCCTCTTTTTTGAGTAAGGTTAGGCTGACTTTATGACCGGCTTTCTTGCAAATCGAAGAGAGAAGCATGACGCCGTGAGGTTCTATGGCATAAGGAATATTTAAAACAAAAAGAATATGCATGGTGGAGAATACTTCTAGGTGGGATGTGTTTTTAAAGCGTTTAAAAAGTAGATCCGTGAATACAGCAGAACGCTTGGTATGGTACCAATTCTTTACGCTTTATATCAAAGGTAAATCTGAGAATTTTGTGATCTGTCCGTCGCATTTCACATTCAAATCACCTTCGTTTTGATTAGCAAGGACAAAGCGATTATCATATTTGCCATGACATTCCTCAAACGAAATAGAAATGTGTCTTTGTTTTCTGCTGCGAAACTTTCGAGCGCGAAAAGACGACTGCCCTGGGTGAATCTACTGCTCTTAGTCCTTGTCATGGGAATAGGTTTTACCTTGCGCATTGCCTATCTCTACGAACTGCAAGAGCGGCCGCAATTCCAAGTACCCCTGTATTTTCAAACCGATATGGGGTTCATCGACAATTCAGCCCTCGATTGGGCGACGGCGGCACGCGAATATTGTGGACTTCCCCCGATAGAACCACGCTTTGAGCGCTTCTTGGTGTGGCGTCACCGCTACAGCGATGCTTTAATGCGTCCGCCGGGATACATGGTTTTTCTCAGTTCCCTTTATTTCTTTTTCGGGGATTCCCAATTCGCTGTCCGTCTTGTTCAAATGCTCTTGGGGATGGGCAGCGTTTTGCTGGGCTATCGTGTTGGCAAACAATTGTACAGCCGCAACACAGGCCTGTTAATGGCGGTATGTTTGTCCTTTTATTGGCCCTTTATCATTTACGAAGCCTCGCTCCATGAACCTGTGCTCGTCATTTTTATGTCCCTCTTATTTATGAGCGGAGCCCTATGGTGGGCGCAACGGCCGGGGTGGCTGCGATCCTTGTGGATGGGCTTCTTATGCGGTCTTTACACAGTCTGCTCCTCTGCGATTATCCTATTTTTACCGGTCTTAGTTGCTTGGAGTGTGTGGGTTCTTGGGCGCTATAAAAAACGGAAGAGCGCCGCCGTGCCTGTTTCTGATTTCGACAATACAGCTGACGGCGACACTAATGAAGGCCATTGCCCGGAGCAGATCGCGCCCCCTTCGAAAAAACCTTCCTGGTTTCTGCTCTTTTCCATAGGGAATGTAGTTCT
This portion of the Candidatus Hydrogenedentota bacterium genome encodes:
- a CDS encoding 4-hydroxy-tetrahydrodipicolinate reductase codes for the protein MVKICVAGACGRMGRRILELAFQNKDLEIAGAFDLPSCSGEGIQLFDTKGNSYQQFLGASVDIEMANAHVLIDFSHAEACLTNVETAWRLERAAVVGTTGLSPEQVAQLQEYAAAIPIVYAPNMSIGVNLLFKLTMETAKQLGLDYNVEITEIHHNQKKDSPSGTAIRLAEQAAAGMGLDYPADAVFGREGMVGARPERQIGVHALRGGDVVGEHTVSFIGCGERIELTHKAHSRDNFARGALRAAIFAAAAAPGLYDMQDVLNLK
- a CDS encoding alpha-amylase, which gives rise to MSNITTREENEFYFPFGLSLHKEATALYSKNALFPLRSHDAAVSRSQYAQLLAHQYNDRLAAQDKGMKALRSGELMGIMLLHEIYRFLLTLYTKTEYPDTLDGGIGHVKRDLGLENWDDVLNGFIDYYPPRSIIEEQQSRQDYKDGVTNEWAHIKYTLLEMFILRVDHENPALKRYVPLFDDEVLQKQVPLYRFIQSFERWFDVQPLSPALKMTLFDILREPIRRCPDSLEGQLNYLINRYRDLLPASLIEGWILIQGVMREESFFRGTGPGPIPAHYFDDAAYAEPEAFSRDEDWMPNVVLLAKLAYVWLDQLSKKYNRHLRLLSDIPDEELDQLASWGINALWLIGVWERSPASQNIKQRMGNPEAAASAYSLYDYTISADLGGEHALQELTQRARQRGIRLAGDMVPNHMGIYSKWITDHPERFLQLDAPPYPAYRFDGPDLSEDGRVGIFIEDGYWSHQDAAVVFKHVDRHTGKERFIYHGNDGTSMPWNDTAQLDFMREDTREAVIQTILEVARRFPVIRFDAAMTLAKKHYQRLWFPKAGDAGAIPSRAAFSMDRAEFDRLFPHEFWREVVDRVAAEAPDTLLLAEAFWLMEGYFVRTLGMHRVYNSAFMNMLKMEDNGKFRQTIKNVLEFSPAVLQRFVNFMNNPDEDTAIAQFGKGDKYFGVATLLVTLPGLPMFGHGQIEGLTEKYGMEYRRAYKEEQADRDFVQRHERDIFPLARKRYVFSGAAQFAFYDFTVAEGWVDENVIAYSNHNHDEHAFVVYNNAYTTTLGTLHRSTAINEGRGDETILRHATLAESLHLDTDRSAYVIWRDVHSGLEYLHHCESLHQVGLNLELHAYESKVFFVVRQLRDQDNSWGRLHGKLAGTGVPSVDEAYLELRLEGILDPFRAFMCADMLRHVMETEEEAHILGPWQEKLEAFLDGVNQFTGEAGVSDNLTEKLNDDLRSVLQWSRNAIKLPLPEAVTDYLAAYVPGTHASPDEKLRFWQLPLVFCILRRLAETRLSSKAAEAEHSKASADESASDDPLHAAEKLAHTWMSDWLLIKPVTEAFTVTSGDGWRAQQDAHALSQCLAHRGKLLQLDTEIWGSLLYDFFENEEMRRLLMVHRYAQKRWINKEEFERVMFLLFLTHLAAFNRTSVPDVDSLLSSYENLQEIVLALSDTGYDIDWALHALN
- a CDS encoding B12-binding domain-containing radical SAM protein; amino-acid sequence: MHILFVLNIPYAIEPHGVMLLSSICKKAGHKVSLTLLKKEDLVERVKTLEPDVVAYSVIGSELDAFKPADEALRTYLETSGQSVFRIMGGPHPTFSPGILDEMKLDAICQGDGERALPTLLTRLEKGESLEGIPNIGLTGAGALLREKLNSEELDALPLADRDIYYEAVPYIPRTGLRSFMASRGCPYHCTFCYNHVYNRMFKECGPLLRRRSVDSLLSEIEDTIKRYPPVRFIRFFDDTFSLTVDDWLREFSEEYPKRIGIPFYCLMRPNTFSEEAAQLLKSAGCYSISMAVEAGSEPIRNGILKRGLSDADMRRAFEIARKYKIKTYGNTMIGIPGTTIEDDFNSLNFTRSLKLTVPTFSVCSPSRGTELADYAIEHGYMPADADFLTRFSALSPLTTYTMKEKKIQARIACLGTLYCTVPRFLLPFARALIKAPIPISLARKAGFSFAVFRIATRLFPHAIPKNPITIVQVAWDGIRYFW